The following are from one region of the Leucobacter sp. Psy1 genome:
- a CDS encoding 2,3-butanediol dehydrogenase: MRAARYYDRKDIRIEDIPEPELQPGTVAIDVAWCGICGTDLHEYLEGPIFIPPKGHPHPISGEEAPVTIGHEFSGTITALGDGVTDLEVGQNVVVEPYIIADDVDTSPGQDYQLSKDMNFIGLGGRGGGLSEKIVVERRWVHPIGDIPLDQAALIEPLSVGHHAFVRSGAQAGQVAIIGGAGPIGLLTAAVLRAEGLTVYISELSEARKQMALDTGVADAVLDPREGDVAEKVRELTGGKGADVGFECSSVPVVLDMLLDAVRPGGVIVNVSIWGHKPEVDMPKLVLKEIDLRGTIGYAGDHPATIELVRSGKLDLAPFITGRITLDGLVSEGFDQLINNNEHHVKIIVDPNA, translated from the coding sequence ATGAGAGCCGCACGCTACTACGACCGCAAGGACATCCGGATCGAGGATATCCCTGAGCCGGAACTCCAGCCGGGAACGGTCGCGATCGATGTCGCCTGGTGCGGAATCTGCGGTACCGATCTGCACGAGTACCTCGAGGGGCCCATCTTCATCCCGCCGAAGGGGCACCCGCACCCCATCTCCGGTGAAGAGGCGCCGGTCACGATCGGGCACGAGTTCTCCGGGACGATCACGGCCCTCGGCGACGGCGTGACCGACCTCGAGGTCGGCCAGAACGTCGTGGTGGAGCCCTACATCATCGCCGATGACGTGGACACGAGCCCGGGGCAGGACTATCAGCTCTCGAAGGACATGAACTTCATCGGACTCGGCGGCCGCGGCGGCGGACTCTCCGAGAAGATCGTCGTGGAACGCCGCTGGGTGCACCCGATCGGCGACATTCCGCTCGACCAGGCCGCACTCATCGAGCCCCTGTCGGTCGGCCACCACGCGTTCGTCCGCTCGGGCGCTCAGGCCGGCCAGGTGGCCATCATCGGTGGTGCGGGACCGATCGGCCTTCTTACGGCGGCCGTGCTCCGTGCGGAGGGCCTCACGGTCTACATCTCGGAGCTCTCGGAGGCGCGCAAGCAGATGGCCCTCGACACCGGCGTGGCCGATGCCGTGCTCGACCCCCGCGAGGGCGACGTCGCGGAGAAGGTCAGGGAGCTCACGGGCGGCAAGGGCGCTGATGTCGGCTTCGAGTGCTCGTCGGTACCGGTCGTGCTCGACATGCTGCTGGACGCCGTGCGGCCGGGAGGCGTCATCGTGAACGTGTCGATCTGGGGCCACAAGCCTGAGGTCGACATGCCGAAGCTCGTACTCAAAGAGATCGACCTCCGCGGCACCATCGGCTACGCGGGAGACCACCCGGCGACCATCGAGCTCGTCCGGAGCGGCAAGCTCGACCTCGCGCCGTTCATCACGGGCAGGATCACCCTCGACGGCCTCGTGTCCGAGGGCTTCGACCAGCTGATCAACAACAACGAGCACCACGTCAAGATCATCGTCGATCCGAACGCCTGA
- a CDS encoding MarR family winged helix-turn-helix transcriptional regulator — translation MQTTRWDVRATSDAWEAVMTAHARLVTSFSSEGIFTELSMREYDVLYTLSKQDEPMRLSDLRDSVLLSQPALSRLVDRLVERGLLERCTNDQDRRALSISLSDAGRHLQREVGRAHALSVARELSAALDPAEVDELHRLAAKLANHPRQHARKER, via the coding sequence ATGCAGACGACGAGATGGGATGTCCGCGCCACGAGCGACGCGTGGGAAGCGGTCATGACGGCGCACGCGCGACTGGTGACCAGTTTCAGCAGCGAGGGGATCTTCACGGAGCTGAGCATGCGCGAGTACGACGTGCTCTACACCCTCTCGAAACAGGACGAACCGATGCGCCTCAGCGACCTGCGCGACAGCGTGCTGCTCAGCCAGCCGGCGCTCTCCCGCCTGGTGGATCGACTCGTTGAGCGCGGACTCCTGGAGCGCTGCACCAACGATCAGGATCGCCGCGCCCTGAGCATCTCCCTCTCTGACGCGGGGCGGCACCTCCAGCGCGAGGTCGGGCGCGCGCACGCCCTCAGCGTGGCGCGCGAGCTGAGCGCCGCCCTCGATCCCGCGGAGGTCGATGAGCTTCACCGGTTGGCGGCAAAGCTCGCGAACCACCCCAGACAGCACGCACGAAAGGAGCGGTGA
- a CDS encoding CE1758 family FMN-dependent luciferase-like monooxygenase: MEFGVFSVSDVTRDPQSGETPSEAERIQALATIAKHTEEVGLDVFAVGEHHNPPFFSSSPTTFLAYIAAQTERLKLSTSTTLITTNDPVRLAEEYAMLQHLSGGRMDLMLGRGNTAPVYPWFGKDIRSALPLALENYNLLHRLWREDSVDFDGKFRTPLQGFTSTPRPLDDVPPFVWHGSIRTPEIAEQAAYYGDGFFSNHIFAPSEHSLRLINFYRQRFEHYGHGLAKNAIVGLGGQTFIAHNSQDAIDQFRPYFNEAPVYGHGPRMEDFMQQTPLSVGSPQQIIDKTLSFRDIFGDYQRQMFLIDHAGLPLKTVLEQLDLLGEHVVPVLRRELAALRDPEVRETAPTHGELVKAKYGDQAPRQPRPGANRGDNVTGGSPYIDAPANTPASAHQH, encoded by the coding sequence ATGGAATTCGGAGTATTCAGCGTCAGCGACGTCACCCGCGACCCCCAGAGTGGCGAGACCCCGAGCGAGGCAGAGCGCATCCAGGCGCTCGCGACCATCGCCAAGCACACCGAGGAGGTGGGCCTCGACGTCTTCGCCGTCGGCGAGCACCACAACCCGCCCTTCTTCTCCTCCAGCCCGACGACGTTCCTCGCGTACATCGCCGCGCAGACCGAGCGGCTGAAGCTGAGCACCAGCACGACGCTCATCACGACCAACGATCCGGTGCGGCTCGCAGAAGAATACGCGATGCTGCAGCACCTGTCCGGCGGACGCATGGACCTCATGCTCGGACGCGGCAACACGGCACCGGTCTACCCCTGGTTCGGCAAGGACATCCGCAGCGCCCTGCCGCTCGCGCTCGAGAACTACAACCTGCTGCATCGCCTGTGGCGCGAAGACTCGGTGGACTTCGACGGCAAGTTCCGCACGCCGCTCCAGGGCTTCACGAGCACGCCCCGGCCGCTCGACGATGTCCCGCCGTTCGTCTGGCACGGATCCATCCGCACCCCCGAGATCGCCGAGCAGGCCGCGTACTACGGCGACGGCTTCTTCTCGAACCACATCTTCGCGCCGAGCGAGCACTCGCTGCGGTTGATCAACTTCTACCGTCAGCGCTTCGAGCACTACGGGCACGGCCTGGCGAAGAACGCGATCGTGGGCCTGGGCGGGCAGACGTTCATCGCCCACAACTCGCAGGACGCCATCGACCAGTTCCGCCCCTACTTCAACGAGGCCCCGGTCTACGGGCACGGTCCGCGCATGGAGGATTTCATGCAGCAGACCCCGTTGAGCGTCGGCAGCCCCCAGCAGATCATCGACAAGACGCTGTCGTTCCGCGACATCTTCGGCGACTACCAGCGCCAGATGTTCCTGATCGATCACGCGGGTCTGCCGCTGAAGACGGTGCTCGAGCAGCTCGACCTGCTGGGCGAGCACGTCGTGCCGGTGCTCCGTCGCGAGCTCGCGGCACTCCGGGACCCGGAGGTTCGCGAGACCGCCCCCACGCACGGCGAGCTCGTGAAGGCCAAGTACGGCGACCAGGCTCCGCGGCAGCCGCGTCCTGGCGCGAACCGCGGTGACAACGTCACGGGCGGCTCCCCGTACATCGACGCCCCCGCGAATACTCCCGCCTCGGCGCACCAGCACTGA
- a CDS encoding SRPBCC family protein — MTESLTHAESIHVAADPETVYATVSDVTRTGEWSPICRECWWDAGDGPRVGAWFTGRNVTPDREWQTRSQVVVAEPGRAFGWSVGPGRVLWTYLMEASDGGTTLTETWDFTPEGQAFFIEKYGDDAPAQVAEREAAARSGIPETLAAIKRVIERG, encoded by the coding sequence ATGACCGAGTCACTGACGCACGCCGAATCCATCCACGTGGCAGCCGATCCCGAGACGGTGTACGCCACCGTCTCGGACGTCACCCGAACCGGCGAGTGGTCGCCGATCTGCCGCGAGTGCTGGTGGGACGCCGGCGACGGGCCGCGGGTCGGAGCCTGGTTCACCGGGCGGAACGTCACCCCTGACCGCGAGTGGCAGACCCGCAGTCAAGTGGTCGTCGCGGAACCTGGGCGGGCTTTCGGATGGAGCGTCGGACCGGGGCGCGTGCTGTGGACCTACCTGATGGAAGCATCGGACGGCGGTACCACGCTCACCGAGACATGGGACTTCACGCCGGAAGGGCAGGCATTCTTCATCGAGAAGTACGGCGACGACGCACCGGCTCAGGTCGCCGAACGCGAGGCGGCCGCCCGGAGCGGGATACCCGAGACGCTGGCCGCGATCAAGCGGGTCATCGAGCGCGGATGA